One genomic segment of Pedobacter endophyticus includes these proteins:
- a CDS encoding Rne/Rng family ribonuclease has translation MVKELIINSTPAGVTIALIEDKQLVELHKEQINNNYAVGDIYLGRIKKNMLGLNAAFVDVGYEKDAFLHYFDLGPQVQSLIKLTKIKRNGSGTGTLLENLKLEADINKAGKISDVLTKNMLIPVQIAKEPISTKGPRLSSDLSIAGRYVVLVPFSNTISVSKKIKSNTERNRLKKIIESIKPQNFGVIIRTVSEGRGVAEMQKDLLDLIAKWENFTRKLPTAEPSRKVWGEMDRSSTLIRDILNPDFTNVYVNTPELFDDIRSYVHDISPEMEKIVKLYKQKEPIFDHFGVEKQIKNAFGKTVNLPGGAYLVIEHTEALHVIDVNSGNRTASKENQEENALQVNKEAAKEIARQLRLRDMGGIVVIDFIDMHKATNRKMLFDYLRELMLLDRAKHTILPPSKFGLVQITRQRVRPEMNIVTVEKCPACDGTGEIKASIVLMDDIENNLNYILREQNEKGVTLCVHPYIEAYITKGFLSLQRRWFFKYGQWIKVKAQSSYHLTEFHFISSKDEEIKL, from the coding sequence TTGGTAAAAGAATTAATTATCAATTCGACTCCTGCCGGAGTTACCATAGCGTTGATTGAAGATAAGCAGCTTGTTGAGCTTCACAAAGAACAAATTAACAATAACTACGCCGTAGGCGACATTTATTTAGGACGCATAAAGAAAAATATGCTCGGCCTGAATGCTGCGTTTGTGGATGTAGGTTATGAAAAAGATGCATTTTTGCACTATTTCGATTTGGGGCCTCAAGTACAATCTTTAATTAAGCTAACAAAGATTAAGCGTAATGGTTCGGGTACAGGCACATTATTAGAAAATTTAAAGCTCGAAGCCGATATCAACAAGGCAGGCAAAATTTCTGATGTGCTTACTAAAAACATGCTCATACCTGTACAAATTGCCAAAGAGCCAATTTCTACAAAAGGGCCACGTTTAAGTTCCGACCTATCAATCGCCGGCAGGTATGTGGTACTGGTGCCATTCTCCAATACCATATCCGTATCAAAAAAAATAAAAAGTAATACCGAACGTAATCGCTTAAAGAAGATTATTGAAAGTATTAAACCTCAAAATTTTGGGGTAATTATCAGAACTGTTTCTGAAGGCCGTGGAGTTGCCGAAATGCAAAAAGATCTGTTGGATTTGATTGCCAAATGGGAAAACTTCACCAGAAAACTGCCTACCGCCGAACCTTCCAGAAAGGTGTGGGGAGAAATGGACAGATCATCAACGTTAATTCGTGATATTCTGAACCCTGATTTTACAAACGTTTACGTGAACACCCCCGAGTTGTTCGATGATATTCGTTCTTATGTGCACGATATTTCGCCAGAAATGGAGAAAATTGTAAAGCTGTACAAACAGAAAGAACCGATTTTCGATCACTTCGGCGTAGAAAAGCAGATTAAAAATGCTTTTGGTAAAACGGTAAACTTGCCAGGTGGTGCTTACCTGGTTATAGAGCACACCGAAGCACTGCACGTTATTGATGTAAACAGCGGAAACCGCACGGCCAGTAAAGAAAACCAAGAGGAAAATGCTTTACAGGTAAATAAAGAAGCGGCCAAAGAAATTGCCCGTCAATTGCGATTGAGAGACATGGGCGGCATTGTGGTAATCGATTTTATCGATATGCACAAGGCAACAAACCGTAAAATGCTATTCGACTATTTGCGTGAGCTGATGTTGTTGGATAGAGCTAAACATACCATCTTGCCGCCGAGCAAGTTCGGTTTGGTGCAAATAACCCGGCAACGTGTTCGTCCGGAAATGAATATTGTTACGGTAGAGAAATGCCCCGCCTGCGATGGGACCGGGGAAATTAAAGCGAGTATCGTTTTGATGGATGATATTGAGAATAACCTTAATTATATTTTACGTGAGCAAAATGAAAAAGGTGTAACGCTTTGCGTCCATCCTTACATTGAAGCTTACATTACCAAAGGTTTTTTAAGCCTCCAACGCCGTTGGTTTTTTAAATATGGCCAATGGATAAAGGTTAAGGCGCAGTCATCGTACCATTTAACAGAGTTTCACTTCATCTCTTCAAAGGATGAAGAGATTAAATTATAA
- a CDS encoding alpha/beta fold hydrolase — MKKIFLLFTCCIFISTQLQAQKLDTLSITLENVKYPYPIKYMPINTEGQDIKMAYMDVAPVKAANGKTAILFHGKNFGGYYWGNVIKALTAIGYRVIVPDQIGFGKSSKPFIHYSFHQMAAWNKQLLDTLGVQKAVVLGHSMGGMLATRFALMYPDKTEKLLLENPIGLEDYKTFVPYVTTEQQYKTELKTTAESVRKYYQSSYFTYWKPEYEYLVSVAGGVTLSADYPRWAKVAAMTFTMIYEQPVVYEFQNIKVPTVLFIGKEDKTIVGKGLLSADQQAIHGQYRFLGKQTAAKIPGAKIIEFDACGHIPHIEVPTEFLLALTGSL; from the coding sequence ATGAAAAAGATTTTCTTACTATTTACATGCTGCATTTTTATTTCAACGCAATTGCAGGCGCAAAAACTTGATACACTTTCTATTACATTAGAAAACGTTAAATATCCCTACCCTATCAAATATATGCCTATCAACACAGAAGGGCAGGATATTAAAATGGCGTACATGGATGTCGCCCCCGTTAAAGCGGCTAACGGCAAAACTGCAATCTTGTTTCACGGAAAAAACTTTGGTGGCTATTATTGGGGCAATGTAATTAAGGCGTTAACTGCTATTGGCTATCGTGTTATCGTTCCCGATCAAATTGGGTTTGGCAAATCGTCAAAACCGTTTATTCATTATAGTTTCCATCAAATGGCCGCCTGGAATAAACAGTTACTGGATACACTGGGCGTTCAAAAGGCGGTAGTGCTGGGACATAGCATGGGCGGAATGCTGGCTACTCGCTTTGCGCTGATGTATCCTGATAAAACGGAAAAACTTTTGCTCGAAAATCCCATCGGTTTAGAGGATTATAAAACGTTTGTACCGTATGTTACCACTGAACAACAATACAAAACTGAACTTAAAACTACTGCCGAAAGCGTAAGAAAATACTATCAATCATCGTATTTTACCTATTGGAAACCCGAATATGAGTATCTGGTGAGTGTAGCGGGCGGAGTAACACTGAGCGCAGATTACCCGCGGTGGGCCAAGGTAGCGGCTATGACTTTTACCATGATTTACGAACAGCCTGTGGTGTACGAATTTCAAAATATTAAAGTACCTACGGTATTATTTATTGGAAAGGAAGACAAAACCATCGTTGGCAAGGGGCTGCTATCGGCCGACCAGCAGGCAATACATGGGCAATACAGGTTTTTGGGCAAACAGACGGCCGCGAAAATTCCCGGAGCCAAAATTATCGAATTCGACGCCTGCGGCCACATCCCGCATATAGAAGTTCCGACGGAGTTTTTACTCGCACTTACGGGTAGCCTCTAA